In Candidatus Chlorohelix allophototropha, one DNA window encodes the following:
- a CDS encoding glutaredoxin family protein, with the protein MNSNDKVLLYGAMWCGDCRRSKKFLDERQVAYSWIDVESDETAMQEMQQLNGGRQSIPTILLPDGKILIEPTNRDLAVALGLGKVA; encoded by the coding sequence ATGAATTCTAATGATAAGGTACTATTATATGGCGCAATGTGGTGTGGTGATTGTCGCCGTTCCAAAAAATTTCTCGATGAACGGCAAGTAGCCTATAGCTGGATTGACGTTGAGTCTGATGAGACAGCCATGCAAGAGATGCAGCAACTGAACGGTGGTCGCCAAAGCATCCCAACGATTTTATTACCGGATGGCAAAATACTGATAGAACCGACCAATAGAGATTTGGCAGTTGCGTTGGGTTTAGGAAAGGTAGCCTAA